The DNA region CTAATCATCCAACGGCTTACGATGTGGTTAATACGGCAAAGTTTGATGCAGAGACCATTATCTTTAGGGGCAGTCAGGGCATTATGGCAGGGCTGTCGAGTAATACCTTCAGAACTCGAAACGTGGTTGAGTTTACCGGCAATACGCTAATTGAAGCCATTGTGCGAGGTGATGAAAATAATATTTTTGGGGAAATCGGAGGTGGTCGGGCAATTGATGTGATGGCTACTGATATTACCTTTAACAGCAACGATACCGTCAGGATTATTGGTGAAAACTTAACGCCATTGGGTATTCGTCCTGGCTATGAACATGATTATTTAGGATGGATAGATGGTTACTGGCTTAGAACCGTTTCTCTTACTGATGGCTCAACGCTAACATCAAATGCTGACCTGTCATTAAGCAGTAACGGCGGTTACTACAATACCGGCTTGTATGTATGGAAAAGCCAGGCGCAATTTAATGGTAAAACCGATATTACGCTTAAAAATGGTGTCGATACCGCAAGAGCAGTGTATGTCTATGACGGCGGCACAGGAACCAGTAAAGCAGAATTTAATGATGATTTAAGCATCTCTCTGATTGATACCGAGGCATCTTATATTGCCGGAATTGAGGTCACGGCAGGAGGTAAGGTCGATGTGAAAAATGGCCTGCTGTTAAATGATAACAGCGATATTTACTGGTCGCTTTATTCGCGAGGTGCTGATAGTCAGATTGGTGTGAATACCACCGCCACAGGAACGGTACAGGTGAAAGGAGATATTGGCGCTATTAATGACGGTGCAATTGATATGACGTTGAATAATCAAAACTCATATCTGACGGCGGCCAGCTACACGTCGACTTCTGGTTCAACCAGCAGAGGTATTGTTAATTTGGATATTTCCAATCAGGCAGTCTGGAATATGACTGACAACTCCAGCGTAACCAGTCTCTCTTTAGCTTCGCAAGGTCGGGTTAATATTTTGTCTCCGGACAATAATGGTTCGTTTAAAACCTTGACGGTTCACGGTGATTATACCGGCGGCGGTTCCCTGACTATCAATACCGCATTAGGTGGTGATGATTCTGAAACTGATAAGATGATGGTGGAGGGAAATACCTCTGGCATTACCGATTTGTATGTTAACAACTACAATGGTATCGGTGGGCAAACCACCAACGGTATCGAGGTGATTAATGTCGCCGGTGAGTCAGATGGTATCTTTCAGTTAGCTTCTGGTCATCGGGTGGTGGCGGGAGCTTATGAATATAATGTCACTAAGTCTGGTAACAACTGGTATCTGGTTAATACCATTCCGCCAGTTGTTATTCCACCGGAACCAGAGCCGGAGCCAGAACCAGGCCCAACGCCGGAACCAACTCCAGAGCCGGAACCTGAAGATAATGGTGGCGGTATCAAAGTTATCCGCCCTGAAGCCGGTGCCTATATTGCCAACCTGGCAGCCGCAAATTCGATGTTTACCACCCGATTGCACGATCGTTTAGGTGAAACTCAGTATACCGATCTCTTAACTGGTGAAAGCAAAGTAACCAGCCTGTGGTTGCGTCAGGAAGGCGGTCATAACCGCAGCAAAACTCAATCGAGCCAAAGCAAAACTCAAACCAATCGCTATGTGGTACAAATGGGTGGCGATATTGCTCAGTGGAGCAGCGATGGGCTGGACCGTCTGCATTTGGGGTTAATGGCCGGTTACGGTTATGCCAGCGGTAATACCGATGCCAAATACACCGCTTATCGGGCGAATAGCCGGGTGGATGGTTACGCGCTGGGATTATACGGCACCTGGTACGCCAATCAGGCTGACAAGTCCGGGCTGTATGTTGACAGCTGGGTGCAGTATGCCTGGTTTGATAACAGCGTGAAGGGCGATGGTCTGGCGGAAGAGAAGTATGATTCCAAAGGCTGGCTGGCCTCAGTAGAAACCGGCTACAGTTTTAAGCTGGGCGAAAATGAACGTACCAGCTACTGGTTACAGCCTAAAGCACAGCTGACCTGGATGGGTGTTCATGCCGATACGCATTATGAAACCAACGGCACTAAAGTGACCGGTAACGGCGATAACCTGTCCACTCGCTTAGGTCTGCGGGCTTATGCTCAGGGTCATAATGCGGTAGATGACAATACCGGTCGGGTATTCCAGCCGTTTGTCGAAGCCAACTGGTTATACAACAGCAAAAACTTTGGCGTCACCATGAACGATACCTCTGACTATCAGGCCGGTACTCGTAATATTGGTGAGCTAAAAGTGGGTGTTGAAGGCCATTTAAACAAAAACCTGAACCTGTGGGGCAACGTAGCTCAGCAGATTGGTGATAAAGGCTATAGTGATACTCAGGCGACGATTGGGGTTAAGTATAGTTTTTGATCTCTTCTGACTTTATTCTCTGATAAAAAGAGCAGAACTTAAGTTCTGCTCTTTTTTGTCGTTCTATCCTCAAACTCATTATTCAATCAATAAATTGCAATAAGTTAGCTTAGCTGACGGCAGGCGCTCATTGATATCAACCGGACCTGAACTAATTATGCTATTGAACAAATAGCAATAGGGGAATTTAATTTTTTCAAATGAAAAATACACGTGAACGATATTTATATCCATGAATTGATATGTGATTAATATATTTGTTTTATTTGATGTAAATCATTTAATGATAATTATATGCAACACATGTGTTTTTATTTAAATATTCATTTTTTTGATTAAATAGTGTCATTAACTACATTTTTGCTAGATTGCTGGTGAATGTGTTGGTTTATCGTCAATTGCTCGATCTGTTAATCTGGGTATTGGTCATTATTGTTTTATAATAATCTGTATTTATCAATTTGATTGGAATTATAGATCGTGTTTAAATATGTTTTAGTACATATGATGCTCATAAGAGCCACGTGAACCCTATTAATAAGTTAAGTTCTGGTTTTATCAAATTTTGAAAGTTAAGGCGTATTTATATTAATCGGTCACTGATTTTTATGAGGTTTTATATAGGTAAGAATATTGGAGAAGCACTATGTTCAAAAGAAGGATTTATTGTCGGTATTGCTCCCGCTCGAATGCAATTAAAAAACACGGCACGGCACCTTCAGGCTATCAGCGCTATTTGTGTGGCCATTGCCAGAAGACATTTCAGGAAAACTATATTTATCAGGCTTATAAAACTCCGGATGAGGTAGGCGTAAAAGAAACCCAAAGGGGGTTGAGCAATGAATTTATTACTCAGGAAATTAGTGCTAATTAAATTTAATCAGAATTAACTATACATAGAAAAATAAATATAAGACTAATTTTATTGTTGGTCTGATTAGCTATTCCCCATATTTTTTAGATAGTGTCAGTAACAAGTAAGCAAATAAAAAAACATATTTTTACGTTCTTATGGGGAATGCCACACAGAAATTAAGGATGGCAAAAATATCAAAATGGAGAGTTATAACATAATGAAAAAACCATGGAAAAAAGTGATGCCGGTGGTATTAGGGAGCAGCCTTTTTGCTACTCCGCTAATGGCTGATGCAAGAGAGTTGACAGATGAAACCTATACTACCTCGATTAATCGAATTGACTATGGAAATCATACCGTTAGCAATGGTGATGTTACGCTTGATGCCAGTGGATATACCGGAGCCTATAATAATCAAAGATCGATCATCAGTACGCTTAATGGGGCAGTAAATATCGATATTAGCGAGGGTAACACCTTAACGATAAAAGGTTTTAACTATAATTCGGCAGACTATTATTCGGCATTACACGCTCATAAAAGAGGCAATTTAAGCGGAACCATGACGTTTACGGGTGGTAACGTTGTTGTCAGTAATCATGCGACCAGTGTTAACTCATTCAGTAGTTATGGAATGTATGGTAATGAAGGTGGGCAATTTGATTTTAAGAGCGACGGTGATAATAAAATCAATTTGACCGTTTATGTACCTGTGTCTGGTAAGTCTACCAACCGGACTGGTATTTATCTTAATGATAGTGCATTAAATTTTGATGGGGGGAATCTTACCGTCAATCTTGATGGTGTCCCTGCTCCTAATCTTTATAACAGTGAGACCCGCACTGGTATCAATATTAATGATAGCGCATTCAATTTTAATGGAAAAAATCTTACCGTCAGTATTAATGGTGACCCTACTCCTAATCCTTATAACAGTGAGAGCCGAACGGGTATCAGTACTTATGATAGTGACTTTACGTTTAATGGCGAAGATTTTACTGTCAGCATGGATAGTAATTTTGGCAGTGGTGGGCGTCGAACAGGCCTGAATATTAATAACAGTGAGTTTGACCTTAACGGGAAAAACTTTAGTGTCAGAATTGATGGTAATCCCGAGAGTGGCACACTTGAGAATCAGGTAGGGATGAGAGTATACGGCGGGAGTAATGTAGATATTAATGCCGAGCACATTTCAATTGAGTCTGATGGCTATGCATTACGTATGGGAAATTATGCATCTTATGATCCGGTTAATACGGCGAAATTTGAAGCTGACACCCTTATTTTTAGAAGCCGGGGTGGAATTCATGTTGGAAACCATGCCTATGCGTTAGGCATTTATGATGGTATTCGAAATACCCTTGAGTTCACCGGTCATACGCTAATTGAATCAATCGCCCGGGGAGGCGAGGATGATACCTATCGGCTGAATAGTAATGGTCAGGCACTGAGTCTGGTGGGAACGGATATCACCTTTAACAGCGATCGTGGTGTGACGGTTTATAGCGAAAATCTTACCCCTCAAGGGCTTATTCCTGAAATAGTCGGAGATTTAGCGCCGTTAGAACCCGAGCCCTACTGGTTACGGGCTGTTTCTCTGATTAAAGATACTGAGTTAAAGGCGAATACGGATTTCTCAATAACCAGTAATGGTGGTTACTATAATGTGGCGTTATATGTGTCGGAGAGTCAGGCGCAATTTAATGGCAAAACCAGTCTTACGGTGAAGAATGGCATAGATACTGCGAGGGGTATCTATCTGAATGGGGGAGTGTATGGTCGGCCGACTAAGGCAGAATTTAACGACGACTTGTCGATTTCATTAGCCGATACTCAGGCTGGTTATATTTCCGGAATAGAAGCGGTAGCTGGCGGCAAAGTAGATGTAAAAAAAGGCTGTTTATCAATGATAATAGTGACATCTACTGGTCACTTTATGCCAGCGGCGTGGATGACCAGGGTGTGGGGAGCCAAATTGACGTTAATACCACCGGAACGGGAACCGTACAGGTAACGGGTGATATTGGAGCCTATGATAATGGCGTGCTTCAGATGACGTTAAATAATGAACGTTCATACCTGACAGCATCCAGCTATACCTGGGACAATAGCGGTACTGTTAATCTGGACATCTCCAATCAGGCGGTCTGGAACATGACAGGAAATTCCAGCGTAACCAGTCTTTCTTTAGCACAACAAGGTTGCGTTAATATTTTATCTCCGGACAATAACGGCTCGTTTAAAACCCTGACGGTTCAGGGCGATTATATCGGAGGCGGTTCCCTGACCATTAACACCGCGTTAGGCGGTGATGATTCTGAAACCGATAAAATGATGGTGGAGGGAAACACCTCTGGCGTTACCGATCTGTATGTTAACAACTACAACGGCAGTGGTGCTTATACTGTCAACGGTATTGAAGTGATTAACGTTGCCGGTGAGTCCGATGGTGTTTTTCAGTTAGCTGCAGGTCATCGGGTAGTTGCGGGTGCACATGAATATCATGTGGCTAAATTCGGTAAGAACTGGCATCTGACCAATACATTTTCACCACAGCCACCCGATCCGACTCCAGAACCAACACCTGAGCCAACGCCGGAGCCAACACCAACGCCGGAGCCAACACCAACGCCGGAGCCAACACCAACGCCGGAGCCAACACCAACGCCAGAACCAACTCCGACACCAGAACCTGAAGAGGGTGACGAAAGTATCCGGGTTATCCGCCCTGAAACCGGTGCTTATATCGCTAATCTGGCGGCGGCAAACAGTTTGTTCACTACGCGCCTGCACGATCGTTTAGGTGAAACTCAGTATACCGACTTCTTAACCGGTGAAAGCAAAGTAACCAGCCTGTGGTTGCGTCAGGAAGGCGGTCATAACCGCAGCAAAACTCAATCGAGCCAAAGCAAAACTCAAACCAATCGTTACGTGGTACAAATGGGTGGCGATATTGCCCAGTGGAGCAGTGATGGACTGGACCGTCTGCATTTGGGGTTAATGGCCGGTTACGGTTATGCCAGCGGTAATACCGATGCCAAATACACCGCTTATCGGGCGAAGAGCCGGGTGGATGGTTACGCGCTGGGACTATACGGTACCTGGTACGCTAATCAGGCCGACAAGTCCGGGCTGTATGTTGACAGCTGGGTGCAGTATGCCTGGTTTGATAACAGTGTGAAGGGTGATGGTCTGGCGGAAGAGAAGTATGATTCCAAAGGCTGGCTGGCCTCAGTAGAAACCGGCTACAGTTTTAAGCTGGGCGAAAATGAACGTACCAGCTACTGGTTACAGCCTAAAGCACAGCTGACCTGGATGGGGGTTCATGCCGATACGCATTATGAAACCAACGGCACTAAAGTCACCGGTAACGGCGATAACCTGTCCACTCGCTTAGGTCTGCGGGCTTATGCTCAGGGTCATAATGCGGTAGATGATAATACCGGTCGGGTATTCCAGCCGTTTGTCGAAGCCAACTGGTTATACAACAGCAAAAACTTTGGCGTTACCATGAACGATACCTCTGACTATCAGGCAGGTACTCGTAACATTGGTGAGCTAAAAGTGGGTGTTGAAGGCCATTTAAACAAAAACCTGAACCTGTGGGGCAACGTAGCTCAGCAGATTGGTGATAAAGGCTATAGCGATACTCAGGCGACCATTGGGGTTAAGTATAGTTTTTGATTTTCTTTAATGACTCCTGCGAATAGCAGGTAATCAGAAACCCCGCAGGTGTTAACTCCCTGCGGGGTTTCACTTTTTTAGCTACCCTTAATGTAATCATCATTAAGGAGCCGCTATGAGTGAGAAAATCCCTGTTGGTATCAGCGCCTGTCTGTTAGGGGAAAATGTTCGTTTCGACGGCGGGCATAAGCGACTTACGTTTGCGGTAGAGGAACTGAGCCCCTGGGTTCAGTTTGAACCGGTCTGTCCGGAAATGGCTATTGGCTTGCCGGTACCGCGTCCGGCGCTGCGACTGGTTAAACAACAGGATGGACAGATTGCCTTGAATTACAGCGATAAGCGCCAAGGTGACTTAACCACCGCGATGGTTGAGTTTTCGCAAAAGCGTACGGCTCAATTCTCCCATTTATGCGGCTATATCGTTTGTGCCAAATCGCCAAGCTGCGGTATGGAGCGTGTGCGGGTTTATGAAGCGGACGGGAATAATAACCGTAAAGCAGGACGTGGTGTCTATACCGATATTCTGATGAAAACCATGCCGTGGTTGCCGGTAGAAGAAGATGGACGGTTACAGGACCCACATATCAGAGAAAATTTTGTGGAACGCATTTATGCCCTGCATGAACTGAATCAGTTGTATCAGCAAGGACTGACGCGGGGTGCGCTAATGGCATATCACAGCCGTTACAAATTGCTGTTACTGGCCCACTCTCAACCGGATTATCGTCAACTGGGGCGTTTTGTGGCGGCAATGCATCAGTGGTCACAGCTGGAGGATTTTTTCGTAGAATATCGCCAGCGGCTGATGGATCTTCTTTCGCATCAGGCAACCCGCCGCAATCACACTAACGTTTTGATGCATGTTCAGGGTTATTTTCGTCCTCATCTTAATCCACGTCAGCGCCATGAGCTGACAACGCTGATTGAACGCTATCGTCAGGGAACTCAGCCGTTGCTTGCGCCGGTGACATTACTCAAACATTATCTGTCGGAATTTCCGGATGCTTATCTGGCCGGACAGCGCTATTTCGATCCCTGGCCGGAAGCGCTACGCTTACGTTACGGGCATTAATACTGGATAAATATGGCTTCTCATCTGATGTGGTTTCGCGCAGATTTGCGCGTGCATGATAATTTGGCTCTGGCTGCCGCTTGTAGTTCTGGCGATGTGGACGTATTGGCGTTGTTTATTGCCCCGGTTAAACAATGGCAACAACACGCCATGTCACCCCGTCAGGCGGCATTTATGCAGAGCCAGCTTAATGCCTTGCAGCAGGCACTGGCACAGAAGGGCATTCCCCTTATGGTTAAGCAGGTAGACGACTTTACTGCCAGCATAGATACGTTACGCGAAGTATGTGAAACCCATAAGGTGACGTCACTGTTTTATAACTACCAGTATGAGTTTAATGAGCGCCAGCGTGATGTTGCCGTTGAGCAAGCGTTGAGCCATATCACCTGTCAGGGGTTCGACGACAGCGTAATGCTGGCACCGGGTAGCGTGATGACCGGTAATCATGAGATGTATAAGGTTTTCACGCCGTTTAAAAATGCCTTTTTACGCCGACTGCGTGAAGATCTACCAGAATGCGTTAACCCACCAAAGGTAAGGCCGGAAGGCGCTTTGTCCGATAAGTTGGTACCCATTGAGCTGAATTATCCACAACAATCATTTGATTCAGATTTGTTTGCTGCGGATGAGGAAAGTGCGTTGTCCCGGTTGCAGCATTTTTGTCAAAACCATGTGGCGAATTACGACACACAGCGGGACTTTCCCGCTATTGATGGTACCAGCCGGCTTTCTGCCTGTCTGGCTCTGGGAGTATTGTCACCGCGCCAGTGTTTGCACGCTTTGCTGAAAGCTTGCCCTGATGCACTGGAAGGACAAGCCGGAGCGGTCTGGCTTAGTGAACTGATCTGGCGAGAGTTCTACCGGCATTTGATAACTTACCACCCAAACTTATGTAAACATCGCCCCTTTATTGACTGGACCGATAAGGTGCAGTGGAATCCCGATAGCGCCGCACTGCTGGCCTGGCAGCAGGGGAACACCGGTTTTCCTATTGTTGATGCGGCGATGCGTCAACTAAATCAAACCGGCTGGATGCATAATCGCTTGCGGATGATCGTCGCCAGCTTTTTGGTGAAAGATCTGCTGATCGACTGGCGAGAAGGGGAACGCTATTTCATGTCACAACTTATCGATGGCGATCTGGCTGCGAATAACGGCGGCTGGCAGTGGGCGGCATCTACCGGTACCGATGCGGCACCGTATTTTCGTATTTTTAATCCCACCACTCAGGGGGAAAGGTTTGATAAACAGGGGGCATTTATCCGTCAATGGTTGCCTGAATTGAATGATGTTCCAACAGCAGCGATACATGCGCCATGGATATGGGCTGATAAGGCGCAGCAAACGATTGATTATCCGCGCCCGATAGTGGATCACAAACTGGCACGAAACCAAACTTTAGCGGCTTATGAAGCGGCAAGAAAGAGAAACTAACGGAATATTAGCGCAATACTGACGAAAATAAGGGGAGGAAGTCGATCAATCCTCCCTACCTCAAATCGGGTATGCTTTCATTAATACAACATAGTTTACTTATATAAACGCTTTTCAGTTAATCATTAAACTAAAAATCGTTAATTTAAACACACGTATAATGTTGGGTTGATATTCGTTTTTTAATTGTTTATTTCAATAATTCCTAATCATTTTCAGTTATGCT from Limnobaculum xujianqingii includes:
- a CDS encoding autotransporter outer membrane beta-barrel domain-containing protein, whose protein sequence is MTQAAELTDQFYTSSISSITSGNHTVNNGDVTLDASGYTGAFAYQRAIINTMNGAVNIGIGQSNTLTIKGFNNNSSQQNSTLYAYKRAPTLSGTMTFTGGNIVVSNEVTNSYANIYGLFADNEGQFSFKSDGDNKVNLTVLMPQAGLVDTHRHGIALYNSGLDFDGGNFIVKVDGDPGANSIDRRIGIAVSAGSNVDVKADNVLIEANEVALFFPATIGDYPNHPTAYDVVNTAKFDAETIIFRGSQGIMAGLSSNTFRTRNVVEFTGNTLIEAIVRGDENNIFGEIGGGRAIDVMATDITFNSNDTVRIIGENLTPLGIRPGYEHDYLGWIDGYWLRTVSLTDGSTLTSNADLSLSSNGGYYNTGLYVWKSQAQFNGKTDITLKNGVDTARAVYVYDGGTGTSKAEFNDDLSISLIDTEASYIAGIEVTAGGKVDVKNGLLLNDNSDIYWSLYSRGADSQIGVNTTATGTVQVKGDIGAINDGAIDMTLNNQNSYLTAASYTSTSGSTSRGIVNLDISNQAVWNMTDNSSVTSLSLASQGRVNILSPDNNGSFKTLTVHGDYTGGGSLTINTALGGDDSETDKMMVEGNTSGITDLYVNNYNGIGGQTTNGIEVINVAGESDGIFQLASGHRVVAGAYEYNVTKSGNNWYLVNTIPPVVIPPEPEPEPEPGPTPEPTPEPEPEDNGGGIKVIRPEAGAYIANLAAANSMFTTRLHDRLGETQYTDLLTGESKVTSLWLRQEGGHNRSKTQSSQSKTQTNRYVVQMGGDIAQWSSDGLDRLHLGLMAGYGYASGNTDAKYTAYRANSRVDGYALGLYGTWYANQADKSGLYVDSWVQYAWFDNSVKGDGLAEEKYDSKGWLASVETGYSFKLGENERTSYWLQPKAQLTWMGVHADTHYETNGTKVTGNGDNLSTRLGLRAYAQGHNAVDDNTGRVFQPFVEANWLYNSKNFGVTMNDTSDYQAGTRNIGELKVGVEGHLNKNLNLWGNVAQQIGDKGYSDTQATIGVKYSF
- a CDS encoding IS1 family transposase, with the protein product MFKRRIYCRYCSRSNAIKKHGTAPSGYQRYLCGHCQKTFQENYIYQAYKTPDEVGVKETQRGLSNEFITQEISAN
- a CDS encoding autotransporter outer membrane beta-barrel domain-containing protein translates to MGSQIDVNTTGTGTVQVTGDIGAYDNGVLQMTLNNERSYLTASSYTWDNSGTVNLDISNQAVWNMTGNSSVTSLSLAQQGCVNILSPDNNGSFKTLTVQGDYIGGGSLTINTALGGDDSETDKMMVEGNTSGVTDLYVNNYNGSGAYTVNGIEVINVAGESDGVFQLAAGHRVVAGAHEYHVAKFGKNWHLTNTFSPQPPDPTPEPTPEPTPEPTPTPEPTPTPEPTPTPEPTPTPEPTPTPEPEEGDESIRVIRPETGAYIANLAAANSLFTTRLHDRLGETQYTDFLTGESKVTSLWLRQEGGHNRSKTQSSQSKTQTNRYVVQMGGDIAQWSSDGLDRLHLGLMAGYGYASGNTDAKYTAYRAKSRVDGYALGLYGTWYANQADKSGLYVDSWVQYAWFDNSVKGDGLAEEKYDSKGWLASVETGYSFKLGENERTSYWLQPKAQLTWMGVHADTHYETNGTKVTGNGDNLSTRLGLRAYAQGHNAVDDNTGRVFQPFVEANWLYNSKNFGVTMNDTSDYQAGTRNIGELKVGVEGHLNKNLNLWGNVAQQIGDKGYSDTQATIGVKYSF
- a CDS encoding YbgA family protein is translated as MSEKIPVGISACLLGENVRFDGGHKRLTFAVEELSPWVQFEPVCPEMAIGLPVPRPALRLVKQQDGQIALNYSDKRQGDLTTAMVEFSQKRTAQFSHLCGYIVCAKSPSCGMERVRVYEADGNNNRKAGRGVYTDILMKTMPWLPVEEDGRLQDPHIRENFVERIYALHELNQLYQQGLTRGALMAYHSRYKLLLLAHSQPDYRQLGRFVAAMHQWSQLEDFFVEYRQRLMDLLSHQATRRNHTNVLMHVQGYFRPHLNPRQRHELTTLIERYRQGTQPLLAPVTLLKHYLSEFPDAYLAGQRYFDPWPEALRLRYGH
- the phrB gene encoding deoxyribodipyrimidine photo-lyase, with the translated sequence MASHLMWFRADLRVHDNLALAAACSSGDVDVLALFIAPVKQWQQHAMSPRQAAFMQSQLNALQQALAQKGIPLMVKQVDDFTASIDTLREVCETHKVTSLFYNYQYEFNERQRDVAVEQALSHITCQGFDDSVMLAPGSVMTGNHEMYKVFTPFKNAFLRRLREDLPECVNPPKVRPEGALSDKLVPIELNYPQQSFDSDLFAADEESALSRLQHFCQNHVANYDTQRDFPAIDGTSRLSACLALGVLSPRQCLHALLKACPDALEGQAGAVWLSELIWREFYRHLITYHPNLCKHRPFIDWTDKVQWNPDSAALLAWQQGNTGFPIVDAAMRQLNQTGWMHNRLRMIVASFLVKDLLIDWREGERYFMSQLIDGDLAANNGGWQWAASTGTDAAPYFRIFNPTTQGERFDKQGAFIRQWLPELNDVPTAAIHAPWIWADKAQQTIDYPRPIVDHKLARNQTLAAYEAARKRN